TAGTTATGCACTTCTGACTCATTAACAACATATTTGTTTTGTGCTGCTTTTAGTTACTGCTTGTGAGCTTGATTGCTAGTTTTCTTGCTAGCTCTCTTGCTCCAGTAGCGACACTTCAACAGCATGGCTAGCATGATCGGCTTGGCTAATTGGCATTAACTCAGGTAGCTGAGTTAGGGAGTTCAAGCCAAAATACGCTAAAAACTCAGGTGTTGTGACATAAAGTGCTGGTCGACCTGGCACCTCTTTATAACCGTCAGTTTTTACCCAAGCGCGTTCAGTAAGTGTTTTTATTATATAACTACTTACCGCAACTCCGCGAATTTCTTCAATTTCTGCGCGCGTGATGGGTTGCTTGTAGGCAATTACTGCTAGGGTCTCCATCATCGCCGGCGAGATTTTACTGGTTTTCTCTTTTTGGATCGACTGAATTAATGGTTTTACTTCAGTATTTGTTTGAAAACGATAACCGCCAGCCACCATTGCCAGTTGAATACCGCGATTTTGATAGGTGTTAACTAGCTCGGCCAGCTCGTCTTTAATCGCTTTTAACGTAAAGCCTCGCCCCGTTTGCTCTTGAATATGGCTGCGCAACTGCTTTGGCGTTAACGGTTTTTCTGCCGCAAAAATCAGAGCTTCGAGCATGGCGCTGAGCTTGGTTGTATTGTAGTTTGTTGCATTATTGCTGGCTGGAGTGTCGATATCAGTTGTCATTGGTTGTTAAACGTTAAGCTGTATTTAGTTGCACATAAAGCTGTTCAGCTGCTAAATCACAGCTAATTTTTTGTAGTTTTAATAATTCCAGTAGTGCCAGAAATGTCACCACTGCACCTTGTCGCCCTTCTTCAATGATCAGCAATTGCACTAAGGTTTGCGGCTCTGCCGTTGACGCCAATACCGATAAAATGTGTGCCATTTTAACATGAGTAGCAATCGCTTCTCGTTGCACGTGGTGATGCTCAAAATTGGCTTGGCTTTTCAATACCCGCTGAAAAGCGCTAACTAAGTCGGCAAGTGATACCTCATCAAACTTGGTTGGCTGTTCGTGTAGCTCGCCATAGCCTTTAATAAAGAAGTCACGCTCTTCTCGCGGCAAATGCGAAAGCTCATAAGCGGCAGTTTTGATTTGCTGATATTCCTGCAAGCGTTTGACGAGTTCAGCACGCGGATCGTCTTCGTCTTC
The nucleotide sequence above comes from Thalassotalea euphylliae. Encoded proteins:
- a CDS encoding segregation and condensation protein A — its product is MEQQELPLAMIRGEAFVDKPSDLYIPDAALEIRLDEFEGPLDLLLYLIKKQKFDIADLPIAPITAQYFSYIEQMEQQQMDLSAEYLVMAATLAHIKSKLLLPTIEVEEDEDDPRAELVKRLQEYQQIKTAAYELSHLPREERDFFIKGYGELHEQPTKFDEVSLADLVSAFQRVLKSQANFEHHHVQREAIATHVKMAHILSVLASTAEPQTLVQLLIIEEGRQGAVVTFLALLELLKLQKISCDLAAEQLYVQLNTA
- the scpB gene encoding SMC-Scp complex subunit ScpB, whose protein sequence is MTTDIDTPASNNATNYNTTKLSAMLEALIFAAEKPLTPKQLRSHIQEQTGRGFTLKAIKDELAELVNTYQNRGIQLAMVAGGYRFQTNTEVKPLIQSIQKEKTSKISPAMMETLAVIAYKQPITRAEIEEIRGVAVSSYIIKTLTERAWVKTDGYKEVPGRPALYVTTPEFLAYFGLNSLTQLPELMPISQADHASHAVEVSLLEQES